One Sodalis praecaptivus DNA segment encodes these proteins:
- a CDS encoding methyltransferase domain-containing protein, which produces MQASNLFNGYIGSHVCYHLGKTGVLELFTNHENVNLRTIHNSLLTESHPEWADTLITFGIKCGIFKKLREDQLALTQLGQDIKKNIGFFIWAVGGYGELFRKYPYQIAAEEEDCHAFVDGGNVAQGSRLANQSFMWDIITTEFRRHTVKRVADLGSGNAGALISLCKAFPEATGIGIDVSAKAIDEAQRNILSHGLQERIKLYNQNVLHAVDDPVLQQRFARADTLMTFMMMHDLFNIEDPIWVLQKLRSTFPNVRKFLIADTFISEEQSLSDESPIFVYGFEYVHSLMKIKLFRKSDYENYFAAAGFTIMATHYLNVPNTYLFVLQ; this is translated from the coding sequence ATGCAGGCTTCAAACCTATTCAATGGATATATCGGGTCGCATGTGTGTTACCACCTAGGTAAAACCGGCGTATTGGAACTGTTTACGAATCATGAAAACGTCAATTTGAGGACCATACATAACTCGCTGTTGACGGAGAGTCATCCCGAATGGGCGGATACGTTAATCACCTTCGGCATCAAGTGCGGTATATTTAAAAAATTGCGCGAGGATCAATTAGCGTTAACACAGCTTGGTCAAGATATAAAAAAAAATATCGGGTTTTTTATTTGGGCGGTGGGGGGATATGGTGAGCTGTTCAGGAAATACCCATACCAAATCGCTGCCGAGGAAGAAGATTGTCACGCCTTTGTGGATGGCGGCAACGTGGCGCAGGGGTCGCGTTTGGCGAATCAGTCGTTTATGTGGGATATCATCACCACCGAGTTTCGCCGGCACACGGTCAAACGCGTCGCCGATCTGGGCAGCGGTAATGCCGGCGCGCTGATAAGCTTGTGTAAGGCCTTCCCCGAGGCGACGGGGATTGGCATCGATGTCAGCGCCAAGGCCATTGACGAAGCGCAGCGCAATATCCTTAGCCATGGCCTGCAAGAGAGAATCAAGCTTTATAATCAGAATGTCCTGCATGCGGTAGATGATCCCGTATTGCAACAGCGTTTCGCGCGGGCGGATACCTTAATGACTTTCATGATGATGCATGATCTCTTCAATATTGAAGACCCGATATGGGTATTGCAAAAACTCCGCAGCACATTCCCCAACGTAAGGAAATTCCTAATTGCCGATACGTTCATATCGGAAGAGCAAAGCCTGTCTGATGAAAGTCCCATATTCGTTTACGGTTTTGAATATGTTCATAGCCTGATGAAAATCAAACTGTTCAGAAAAAGCGACTATGAAAATTATTTCGCGGCTGCGGGGTTCACCATAATGGCGACACACTATCTGAATGTCCCCAATACCTATCTTTTTGTTTTGCAATGA
- a CDS encoding pyridoxal phosphate-dependent aminotransferase: MTKLHTYNTCDRHIKHRLHLNETDSTVIQPLQTCFEEEFARISIYPDPENRTATEKIAHYYRLSPDQLLMGNGVDEIILLICLTFLQYGGQALLSASTFPGYQTAARLVGGHCLWVPLDAGRCDLQAYRQRAGRGVALAFLCNPHNPTGTVMDRQAVTAFIECMNRHDIIPIVDEAYIHFAGEERCSVLPAIRQGARAIMLRTFSKAFGLAGIRVGFAAGPADVIAAVARSAQALPFRVNRFAQRLAAEVLTLGAVDATVARVRGWLRGIMTAFDAAGIPYMPSAANFICFKPPYGSEALLARAQTNATRVRDCAPFGMPGWIRASIGHESDRDNLLALLRLPGAAVVEP; this comes from the coding sequence ATGACCAAATTGCATACCTATAATACCTGCGATCGGCACATCAAGCACCGTTTGCATCTCAACGAGACCGACTCAACGGTCATCCAACCGCTGCAAACCTGCTTTGAGGAAGAGTTTGCGCGCATCAGCATTTATCCCGATCCGGAAAACCGCACGGCCACGGAAAAGATCGCCCATTATTACCGTTTATCCCCCGACCAGCTGCTGATGGGTAACGGCGTGGATGAAATTATTTTGTTGATATGCCTAACTTTTTTGCAATACGGCGGACAGGCGCTGCTGAGCGCATCCACCTTTCCCGGTTATCAAACCGCAGCACGGTTGGTTGGCGGCCATTGTCTGTGGGTGCCGCTGGATGCCGGCCGGTGCGATCTCCAGGCTTACCGACAACGCGCCGGCCGTGGCGTGGCGCTGGCTTTTTTATGTAATCCCCATAATCCTACCGGTACGGTAATGGATAGACAGGCGGTGACGGCATTCATTGAATGTATGAATCGGCACGATATTATTCCCATCGTGGATGAAGCCTATATTCACTTCGCTGGGGAAGAGCGCTGTTCGGTACTGCCGGCGATACGCCAGGGCGCGCGGGCGATAATGCTGAGAACGTTTTCTAAAGCGTTCGGCCTGGCCGGGATCAGGGTCGGGTTTGCCGCGGGCCCCGCCGATGTTATCGCCGCGGTGGCCCGGTCGGCGCAGGCGCTCCCGTTCCGGGTCAACCGCTTCGCCCAGCGGCTGGCGGCGGAGGTGCTGACACTGGGTGCGGTGGACGCTACCGTAGCCCGCGTACGGGGTTGGCTGCGTGGGATCATGACGGCGTTTGACGCGGCGGGGATCCCTTATATGCCTTCCGCCGCCAATTTTATCTGCTTTAAGCCGCCGTACGGCAGTGAGGCGTTGCTGGCCCGCGCCCAGACCAACGCGACCCGGGTACGTGATTGCGCTCCATTCGGTATGCCGGGCTGGATACGCGCTTCCATCGGTCATGAAAGCGACCGCGATAATCTGCTGGCTTTATTGCGGCTTCCCGGCGCCGCGGTTGTGGAGCCATAA